The genomic stretch GAAAATTCTCATGGGAAAAATAAATGTTTCATTCCCTCTTGTCATTTTTATGGAGTAAAAGGTCACATTCGACCTAGATGTATTACTTTGCAGAACATGTTTAGTTCTAAATATTTTGGAAATTTTAAAGTGTTTCAAAATAAACAtgtttttcaaaaacaaaaatgggTTGTCAAAAATAAATGTCTTGCTGGTATCTCTTGTTTTAAAACTGCTGCTTCTCAAATGTTGTATTTTGACAGGGTTGTTCCAGGCACATGATAGGTGATAAAGACCTTCTTGTAAACATTAGACTAATGCAATGTGGAGAAGATACTTTTGGTAATGGTCTAGCTGGAAATGTCATAGGGAAGGGAACTCTTAATTTTGTAGGTCTACCCAGGCTTAAGAATGTAATGTTGGTTGAAGGAATTTGTGATAAGGGTTACACTGTTAATTTCGATAGTAATCGTTGCTATGTTGCTAATGACCAAGATGAAATTATTTTGCAAGGGTTTAGATATAttgataattgttacacactcacTACCTATGCTACTTGTCACTCTGCCATAGATAATTCTACTGATTTATGGCATGAAAAGCTTGGACACATTcatttcaaaaatttgaaaaaactgtCAAATGCAGGAATTGTTCGAGGATTACCCAAACTGGGTAAAGAATCTGTGGGAAAATGCGAACCATATCAACTTCGTAAGCAACTGAAAATTTCTCACAAAAGTATTCTTGATGTGAATACTTCCAAAGTTCTTGAACTTCTTCATATGGATCTAATGGGTCCAATTCAGGTTGAAAGTTTGAATGGTAAGAGATGCAtttttgtgtgtgttgatgatttcTCTCGGTTTTCATGGGTAgattttttgagagaaaaataaGATACTTTTTATGCTTTTAAATCTTTGTGTTTGAAATTGTGTGTGGAAAAAGATTGTAATATTGGAAAAATTGTTCGGattaggagtgatcatggaaAAGAATTTGAAAATAGTGTTTATGATGAGTTTTGTAAATCTAAaggtatttctcatgagttttttgctcctaaaactcctcaacaaaatggagtCATTGAAATAAAGAACCGAACTCTGATAGAGATGGCTAGGGTAATGTTAAACAGCAAGAAACTTACCAAGCGTCTatgggctgaagcaattaacactgcttgctacacCATCAACAGGGTGTTTTTGTGACTAGGTAGTCATAAGACTtcttatgagatatggaaaggtaagaaaccaaatgTGAGTCATTTTCTTATTTTTGGCATTGCTTGTTATATTTTGAGGGATCGTGATCATACTATTAAATTTGATGCAAAAAGTGATGTTGGTGTGTTTATAGGATATTCTATTAATAGTAGGGCTTATCATGTTTAtaatatgagaacccaaactgtgaTGAAATCTgctaatgttgttgttgatgatctAAAAGATTTCTCTGAGTTTTTtgttgaccacgtttttggccaacgacgtgagaacgtcaaaaacgataaagccttcaagagaaattaaacgacacagaaaattttgaacagaaagtaaataacacacgcaatttttatagtggttcagccccaatatgttggtaatagcctaatccacttagaattgtgattatagatctgtactcaagatcagatgaactgagccaactgagtttcttcagtacagattacaagaatacaagaattctttcagatgcaagcactttctctctctagaaaactcagacccaaaatctcCCCCAAAAGTCCAAAGAGAAAAAGCcgtttctaatcccataagccatatatttataggcttaggatcatatatCGACTCTCCCCTAGAATCGgaatatttcattatatttattatatttaaattacaaaaatattcaaaatgtaacagaacacccaatttgtgggaagaatgagagattcccgcgtatgccaagaccgattcttgttgaagccgtttctgggaattttgacGTAGTCTGCTCTACCtagttgatgaatatcaccttctggtcgaCCATACCTCTGCTGGGCAGATATGctcttgactggtcggacatgcacttgctggtaggacatgcacatgctggtcggacatacactcctctggtctaacatggcactctggtctagcatgccatatctctcgtctaacatggcactctggtctagcatgccatgtctttcgtctaacatggcacactggtctgACATGGCTTACtgagctactcctaagccaagtcactttatcacaactctgaggagccaatatatttattgactattaatgtgtcttttactgaccatgcactgccacttgtcacctctattaccacgtcatcgatctccaatttttgggaaTAACATTTTCCATAGAAGAAAAGATTGAAGGTTTGCTGGAAAAGTCTCCTGAACTGGCAGACGATTTGGCTGCAATCACTGAATCTTCGTCTAAGGTTACACCTCAAGATTCTGTAGCTACAACTAATGATTTTCTAGAATCTTCAACGAAGAAAGAAACTGAGCAACTGCCAAACATAATCACCGATCCAATTCAAAGAGAACCATCCTCCAGGGTCAAGAAGAATCATCCTACCGATCTCATACTTGGGAACATGCATGAGAGCATGGTTACTAGAAGAAGGTATGCTAATTTGATTCAATTTGTGTGTTTTGTCTCTTCTttagagcctaaaaatgtgaaggaagccttgATGGATGAAGCATGGATTCGGGCAATGCAAGAAGAGCTGGATCAATTCATTCACAATAAAGTACGGACACTTGTTCCTAGACCAACTTGTGCTAATGTCATAGGAACAAAGTAGATTTTCAAAAACA from Humulus lupulus chromosome 5, drHumLupu1.1, whole genome shotgun sequence encodes the following:
- the LOC133779758 gene encoding uncharacterized protein LOC133779758, with the translated sequence MLQTRFDELRMLETETLFEFYEKLSDIANQFFALGEKIDESVLVRKIVHVLPDRFDTKFLAMEEAKDFGKMKVEELMVSLGTFELNQQIKQKGKPNPSIEKSKGIAFKVYEKDVYDDGKDDEMTLITRNFQKFMKKVGNKKNFSKTPKGNTSSKPFVSNNKKGIKCRECEGYRHIQSKCANTLKKNKKGFNVTWNDDDSEGSEEDNEKVALTSVLSTDFQERGKILCLNNTLTDVNKKEIDLDSDESELNEESLAESYKDSVFTAERSVSIEMKQSGKPENSHGKNKCFIPSCHFYGGCSRHMIGDKDLLVNIRLMQCGEDTFGNGLAGNVIGKGTLNFVGLPRLKNVMLVEGICDKGYTVNFDSNRCYVANDQDEIILQGFRYIDNCYTLTTYATCHSAIDNSTDLWHEKLGHIHFKNLKKLSNAGIVRGLPKLGKESVGKCEPYQLRKQLKISHKSILDVNTSKVLELLHMDLMGPIQVESLNDCNIGKIVRIRSDHGKEFENSVYDEFCKSKEEKIEGLLEKSPELADDLAAITESSSKVTPQDSVATTNDFLESSTKKETEQLPNIITDPIQREPSSRVKKNHPTDLILGNMHESMVTRRRYANLIQFVCFVSSLEPKNVKEALMDEAWIRAMQEELDQFIHNKVRTLVPRPTCANVIGTK